One genomic segment of Pseudoalteromonas sp. GCY includes these proteins:
- the queF gene encoding NADPH-dependent 7-cyano-7-deazaguanine reductase QueF (Catalyzes the NADPH-dependent reduction of 7-cyano-7-deazaguanine (preQ0) to 7-aminomethyl-7-deazaguanine (preQ1) in queuosine biosynthesis) yields MTDYSNSPELQSSVLGKTTEYASVYTPSLLHPIARKLNRDQINVDESALPFKGEDTWTGYELSWLNNKGKPQVAVATFVFPCQSSHIIESKSFKLYLNSFNQSRFDTMETVRQTLASDLSTASNSQVSVTLFSADEFDCIPFSRLPGECIDELDIEVDTYTPNSDLLQLASEDVVDETLHSHLLKSNCLITSQPDWASVVISYRGKQIDREALLKYLISFRDHNEFHEQCVERIYCELWRTFNPEKLSVYARYTRRGGLDINPYRSSEQDQTPYTVRTNRQ; encoded by the coding sequence ATGACAGACTACAGTAACTCGCCAGAGCTGCAATCTTCTGTGCTTGGTAAAACCACAGAATATGCCAGTGTTTATACTCCAAGCCTACTGCACCCCATTGCACGTAAACTCAATCGTGACCAAATCAATGTTGATGAGTCCGCTTTACCATTCAAAGGTGAAGACACCTGGACAGGCTACGAATTGTCTTGGCTCAATAACAAGGGTAAGCCTCAAGTTGCGGTTGCCACTTTTGTGTTTCCTTGCCAAAGCTCGCATATCATTGAGTCGAAATCGTTCAAACTTTACTTGAATAGCTTTAACCAAAGTCGCTTTGATACGATGGAAACCGTGCGCCAAACGCTAGCTTCGGATCTTTCCACGGCATCAAATAGCCAAGTTAGCGTCACATTATTCAGCGCAGACGAATTCGACTGTATTCCTTTCTCGCGCCTCCCAGGTGAGTGTATCGACGAGCTGGATATTGAAGTTGATACCTACACACCAAATAGTGACTTACTACAACTTGCCTCTGAGGATGTGGTTGACGAGACGCTTCACAGCCACTTACTCAAGTCAAATTGCCTCATCACCTCCCAGCCAGACTGGGCAAGCGTGGTGATAAGTTACCGTGGTAAGCAAATCGACCGAGAAGCGCTGCTTAAGTACCTAATCTCATTCCGTGACCACAACGAGTTCCATGAGCAATGTGTGGAGCGCATTTACTGTGAGCTTTGGCGCACCTTTAACCCTGAAAAATTATCGGTTTATGCGCGCTATACTCGCCGTGGCGGGTTAGATATCAATCCATATCGTTCGAGTGAACAAGATCAAACTCCGTATACGGTAAGAACTAACCGACAGTAA
- a CDS encoding peptidylprolyl isomerase — MKKTLLLIALAISSSSVLAKPYTKSPSEVVAEAKSSDWRQLDPENILKIELQTGSVYIALNPELAPNHVANIKALAREGFYTNLSMYRFVENFVAQGGDMSDKKVPQKGKKAIAAEFYHHTDSTLKITSLDAVDGYAPRTGFLNGFAVGQNEAGTKTWMTHCVGSFAMARTNDINSGGTEFYITLTPQRYLDKNTTVFGQLLSGMEHVQHLDRKPVTGQAYNVIKGVTVLADVKGAPSFKRLKTNTPIFESLIAARKNRAGDWFVDTPNHTDICSVPVPVEMEEKTGGS, encoded by the coding sequence ATGAAAAAAACCTTACTACTTATTGCGCTTGCCATAAGTTCATCTTCTGTCTTAGCAAAACCTTATACAAAGTCACCATCGGAAGTCGTTGCTGAGGCCAAAAGCAGCGACTGGCGGCAGCTGGACCCTGAAAATATTCTTAAAATAGAACTACAAACAGGATCGGTCTATATCGCGCTTAACCCTGAACTTGCGCCCAATCATGTGGCAAATATTAAAGCGTTAGCGCGAGAGGGGTTTTACACTAATTTGAGTATGTATCGGTTTGTGGAAAACTTTGTGGCCCAAGGCGGCGATATGTCGGACAAGAAAGTGCCGCAAAAAGGAAAAAAAGCGATTGCCGCCGAGTTTTATCATCACACGGATTCAACCTTGAAGATCACATCGCTAGATGCTGTGGACGGCTACGCGCCGCGTACCGGGTTTTTAAATGGTTTTGCCGTAGGACAAAATGAAGCTGGAACCAAAACCTGGATGACGCACTGCGTTGGTTCGTTTGCCATGGCCAGAACCAATGATATTAATAGTGGTGGTACTGAGTTTTATATCACGTTGACGCCGCAGCGATACCTAGACAAAAACACTACCGTGTTTGGACAGTTGTTATCGGGAATGGAGCATGTTCAGCACTTAGATCGTAAGCCGGTTACTGGACAAGCGTACAATGTTATCAAAGGCGTTACGGTACTTGCTGATGTAAAAGGTGCGCCTTCTTTTAAAAGGCTAAAGACAAATACGCCGATTTTTGAGTCGCTAATTGCCGCGCGTAAAAATAGAGCGGGAGATTGGTTTGTTGATACGCCAAACCACACAGATATATGTTCGGTCCCCGTCCCTGTTGAAATGGAAGAAAAGACAGGGGGATCGTGA
- a CDS encoding transporter substrate-binding domain-containing protein, whose translation MKLLWLALGFVIFPIKAQETTEIRISAGADPYIIELLTLTLSYQIESSKLVSVRSIPSQDRAVRLLGEKGGLDVSWLVTNSQREKAASAIRIPLVKGILGYRIPLVHKHNQALLSGVRYIGDLRRVTFGLRRDWPDHQIFERNGLSVTSFSQEDSGYDMLLKKRFDVLPSDLVSIEAALSDTDLVADQHVVFYYPSAVYFFVSHDNPLLHSQIEKGLKSALQDGRFEALFLKHFSARLEKLDLKNKTVIELDNPNLPPSAPLEVPFYWYKQGK comes from the coding sequence ATGAAACTGCTCTGGCTCGCTCTAGGTTTTGTGATATTTCCTATCAAAGCACAAGAAACAACGGAAATTAGAATTAGCGCTGGTGCCGATCCGTACATTATAGAGTTGCTCACTTTGACTTTGTCATACCAGATAGAGTCATCAAAGCTCGTATCAGTGAGAAGTATTCCTTCTCAAGACAGAGCGGTGCGCCTGCTTGGAGAAAAAGGGGGGCTGGATGTCAGTTGGTTAGTGACTAACTCACAGCGAGAAAAGGCCGCGAGCGCAATTCGCATTCCTTTAGTGAAAGGGATTTTAGGCTATCGCATTCCTCTAGTACACAAACATAATCAAGCCTTACTGAGTGGCGTTCGCTATATTGGCGACTTGCGCCGAGTTACTTTTGGTTTACGCAGAGATTGGCCAGACCATCAGATTTTTGAGCGTAATGGCCTCAGTGTGACTTCTTTCTCACAAGAAGACAGTGGCTACGACATGTTGTTGAAAAAACGTTTTGATGTGTTGCCAAGCGATTTAGTGAGTATTGAAGCTGCCCTGAGTGACACGGACTTGGTCGCAGATCAGCATGTGGTGTTTTACTACCCCTCGGCGGTATATTTTTTTGTTTCTCACGACAATCCGTTGCTCCATAGCCAAATTGAGAAAGGCCTCAAAAGCGCACTACAAGATGGCCGATTTGAGGCGTTATTCTTAAAACACTTTTCCGCTCGTCTTGAAAAGCTAGATCTTAAAAACAAAACAGTCATAGAATTAGACAACCCAAACCTGCCACCCAGTGCGCCGTTGGAGGTGCCATTTTATTGGTATAAACAAGGAAAATAA